From Dehalococcoidia bacterium, one genomic window encodes:
- a CDS encoding GNAT family N-acetyltransferase codes for MNRLEVIQASTKKLISECLEIRRKVFIEEQGVPEEEELDDLDSSFFNVIGFLDLKPVATGRLMYITEKKMKIGRMAVLRNYRKLGYGTIILRFLETAALNLGAEIVSLNSQEYIKNFYINSGYQTKGEIFIEAKIPHIEMFKKIKN; via the coding sequence ATGAATAGATTAGAGGTCATTCAAGCTTCTACAAAAAAACTTATTTCTGAATGCTTAGAAATAAGAAGAAAAGTTTTTATTGAGGAGCAAGGAGTTCCTGAGGAAGAAGAACTTGATGACTTAGACTCATCTTTTTTCAATGTTATAGGATTTTTAGACTTAAAACCTGTTGCTACAGGAAGGCTAATGTACATAACAGAAAAAAAAATGAAAATAGGTAGGATGGCAGTCTTGAGAAATTATAGAAAATTAGGATATGGAACAATTATTTTAAGATTTTTAGAAACTGCTGCTTTGAATTTAGGAGCAGAAATAGTTTCTCTAAATTCTCAAGAATATATTAAGAACTTTTATATAAATTCAGGCTATCAAACGAAAGGAGAGATTTTTATTGAAGCTAAAATTCCCCATATAGAAATGTTTAAGAAAATCAAGAATTAG
- a CDS encoding aspartate/tyrosine/aromatic aminotransferase — translation MFFNDVNEAPKDPILGLSEEYTNDSNPNKVNLAVGVYQDDNGRTSTFESVLEAEKIILDMDLSKTYKPIDGDKEFLDKSIEMIVGKEILEENDIFPIALNTPGGTGALKLVSEFLHLFSKDSTIWFSNPTWANHKPIFESSGFNSNTYDYFDKSTNKIDFQLMITNINKIPEGDIIVLHGCCHNPTGCDLSLDQWKELSLLLKKKKIITICDFAYQGLGDGIEEDAMGVRILSEELDDVFICSSYSKNFGLYSERVGCLIYKSRDKNKSLNILSQLKKTARTIYSNPPAHGSEIVKIILKDNELRKLWIKDLTILRERIKKMRSSLDSNLKNLGCKKDFSFIVDQKGMFSFSGINSEQVKKLKSDYSIYIVESGRINVAGITSKNIDYISKCMYETIG, via the coding sequence ATGTTTTTTAATGATGTAAATGAAGCACCAAAAGATCCAATTCTAGGGTTGTCTGAAGAATATACTAATGATTCAAATCCTAATAAGGTTAACTTGGCCGTTGGCGTGTATCAAGATGATAATGGTAGAACTAGTACATTTGAATCAGTACTAGAAGCAGAAAAGATTATTCTTGATATGGATTTATCAAAAACTTATAAACCTATTGATGGAGATAAAGAGTTTCTTGATAAATCTATTGAAATGATAGTAGGGAAAGAAATTTTAGAAGAAAATGATATTTTTCCCATTGCATTAAATACTCCTGGAGGAACAGGGGCACTCAAGCTAGTTTCTGAATTTTTACATCTTTTTTCTAAAGATTCAACAATTTGGTTTAGTAATCCTACTTGGGCTAATCATAAGCCTATTTTTGAGTCTTCAGGTTTTAACTCAAATACTTATGATTACTTTGATAAAAGTACTAATAAAATTGACTTTCAACTTATGATTACCAATATAAATAAAATTCCTGAAGGAGATATTATTGTTCTTCATGGATGTTGTCATAATCCTACTGGTTGTGACTTAAGTCTCGATCAATGGAAAGAGTTATCTTTGTTGCTGAAAAAAAAGAAAATTATAACGATTTGTGATTTTGCTTACCAAGGTCTGGGTGATGGAATAGAAGAGGATGCTATGGGAGTAAGGATATTATCTGAAGAGTTAGATGATGTATTTATTTGCTCTAGCTACTCAAAAAATTTTGGTTTATACAGTGAAAGAGTAGGATGTTTAATCTACAAAAGTAGAGATAAAAATAAGTCTTTAAATATCCTTAGTCAACTAAAGAAAACAGCTAGAACAATATATTCAAATCCACCAGCACACGGTTCAGAAATTGTAAAGATTATACTCAAGGATAATGAATTAAGAAAATTATGGATCAAAGACTTAACAATATTGAGAGAAAGAATAAAGAAGATGAGATCATCTCTAGATTCTAATCTTAAAAACCTTGGATGTAAGAAAGACTTTTCTTTTATTGTAGATCAAAAAGGAATGTTTAGTTTTAGTGGAATAAATAGTGAACAAGTAAAAAAGCTTAAGAGTGATTACTCAATTTACATTGTCGAGTCTGGAAGAATTAATGTTGCCGGGATTACAAGTAAAAACATCGATTACATTAGTAAATGTATGTATGAAACGATTGGATAG
- the pth gene encoding aminoacyl-tRNA hydrolase, which translates to MINNWIILGLGNPGEKYSDTRHNVPWWMLDILHKEFSVYKKYQKNEKNYTEIRLDLKGYSIYLIYPTTFVNNSGLALVELLNKEKFTLDKTIIISDDIHLEEGKLRIRRKGSSGGHNGLKSIINHLGTENFLRLKIGIGKMHENEDQIKYVLSKVKNITLVNKSCENAAEACISIIENGITKAMEKYNGEIDV; encoded by the coding sequence ATGATTAATAACTGGATAATATTGGGGCTTGGTAATCCAGGAGAAAAATATTCTGATACTAGACATAATGTTCCATGGTGGATGCTAGATATTTTACATAAGGAATTTTCAGTTTATAAGAAATATCAAAAGAATGAAAAAAATTATACTGAAATAAGATTAGATCTAAAAGGCTATAGCATTTATTTAATTTATCCAACTACATTTGTAAATAATTCTGGTTTAGCATTAGTTGAACTTTTGAATAAAGAAAAATTTACCTTGGATAAAACAATAATCATATCTGATGATATTCATCTAGAAGAAGGAAAGCTAAGAATAAGGAGAAAAGGTAGTAGTGGTGGACATAATGGATTAAAATCAATAATTAATCATTTAGGCACTGAAAATTTCCTTAGATTAAAAATAGGAATTGGAAAAATGCATGAGAATGAAGATCAAATTAAATACGTATTATCTAAAGTAAAAAATATAACTTTGGTCAATAAATCATGTGAAAATGCAGCTGAAGCATGCATAAGTATAATCGAAAATGGTATAACTAAAGCTATGGAAAAATATAATGGAGAAATTGATGTCTAA
- a CDS encoding SDR family oxidoreductase, which yields MPSGQRLENKVAIVTGAGTRGEIAGTGQAAAILMAKEGAKVLLSDIDIDRAEETLNSIEKEGGIGKIFIGDVTSEKDCEAMIKESVKQFGKLDILFNNVGGPGGGMVTEIEEEDWHRSIDLNMKSAVMGSKYAIPAMEKSGGGSIINVSSIDGTQAGSTRNVPYSISKAAISHLSRIMAVHHGRQNIRVNCVAPGHVYGAFPNRFKKMEENWRELRKKAGPLGTEGTAWDVGWAVVYLASDEAKWVTGVVLPVDAGVQAASPLSMLGDIMGSDEPKSNMY from the coding sequence ATGCCGTCAGGACAAAGGCTAGAAAATAAAGTAGCTATAGTTACGGGTGCTGGAACTAGAGGAGAAATAGCTGGAACTGGACAAGCAGCAGCTATATTAATGGCTAAAGAAGGTGCAAAAGTATTACTAAGTGACATTGATATTGATAGAGCAGAAGAAACTCTTAATTCTATTGAAAAAGAGGGCGGAATAGGAAAAATATTTATAGGAGATGTCACTTCTGAAAAAGATTGTGAAGCGATGATAAAAGAGTCCGTAAAACAATTTGGAAAATTAGATATTTTATTTAATAATGTTGGTGGACCCGGTGGTGGTATGGTTACTGAAATTGAAGAAGAGGATTGGCACAGATCAATTGATCTAAACATGAAAAGTGCTGTGATGGGATCAAAATATGCTATTCCGGCAATGGAAAAATCTGGGGGTGGTTCTATTATTAATGTTTCATCCATTGACGGTACTCAGGCTGGGTCAACTAGAAATGTTCCTTATTCTATTTCTAAAGCAGCTATTTCTCATTTATCTCGAATAATGGCAGTTCACCACGGTAGGCAAAATATTAGAGTAAATTGCGTTGCTCCTGGTCATGTTTATGGAGCCTTTCCAAATAGATTTAAGAAAATGGAAGAAAATTGGAGAGAATTAAGAAAAAAGGCTGGCCCCCTGGGGACTGAGGGTACGGCGTGGGATGTAGGTTGGGCAGTTGTTTATCTAGCTAGTGATGAAGCTAAGTGGGTAACTGGAGTTGTATTACCTGTAGATGCTGGGGTACAAGCAGCGTCTCCTCTATCAATGTTAGGCGATATCATGGGATCAGATGAACCAAAGAGTAATATGTACTAG
- the moeB gene encoding molybdopterin-synthase adenylyltransferase MoeB encodes MAITQLNPSQVERYSRHLIMPNVGSKGQRALIDSKVLIIGAGGLGSPVALYLALAGVGNIGIVDFDVVDTSNLQRQILHTDADVGKRKVESAKETLIAHNPDVNVTIHEEPINSYNAFEIMENYDIIINGADNFATRYLANDAAFLLNKPLVDGAILIFDGQATTYIPGNGCYRCIFPDPPPPGEVPSCAEAGVIGALPGLVGSIQALETIKIILGVGESLSGRMLLIEALSMEFREIKVRKNPNCKLCGENPEVKELIDYEIFCGVPVS; translated from the coding sequence ATGGCCATCACTCAATTAAATCCTTCTCAAGTTGAAAGATACAGTAGGCATCTTATAATGCCTAATGTAGGTAGTAAGGGGCAAAGAGCACTAATTGATTCAAAGGTATTGATTATTGGTGCAGGAGGTTTAGGATCACCTGTTGCACTTTATCTTGCTCTGGCAGGTGTTGGTAATATTGGAATTGTTGATTTTGATGTTGTAGATACATCTAATCTACAAAGACAAATCTTGCATACTGATGCAGATGTAGGTAAGAGAAAAGTAGAGTCTGCTAAAGAAACCTTAATTGCTCATAATCCTGATGTTAATGTCACTATACATGAAGAACCTATAAATTCTTATAATGCATTCGAAATAATGGAAAACTACGACATAATCATAAATGGGGCAGATAATTTTGCTACTAGATATTTAGCAAATGATGCAGCATTCCTACTAAATAAACCTTTAGTTGATGGAGCTATTTTAATATTCGATGGACAAGCTACAACTTATATACCTGGCAATGGATGTTACAGATGTATATTTCCTGATCCCCCACCTCCAGGCGAAGTACCGAGCTGCGCAGAAGCTGGGGTCATTGGAGCACTTCCGGGATTAGTTGGCTCTATCCAAGCCTTGGAAACAATAAAAATTATTCTAGGAGTAGGTGAATCTCTTTCAGGAAGAATGTTATTAATAGAAGCATTGAGTATGGAATTTAGAGAGATTAAAGTTAGGAAAAATCCAAATTGTAAACTATGTGGTGAAAATCCAGAAGTTAAAGAATTAATTGATTATGAAATTTTCTGTGGAGTTCCAGTAAGTTAA
- a CDS encoding NADH:flavin oxidoreductase/NADH oxidase, translating to MSKLFEPIEIRGIEIKNRSWVSPMCQYSCDDGFANNWHLVHLGSRAVGGAGLVMSEAAAVEPEGRISPWDLGIWKDEHIKPLKDITKFISDQDSIPAIQLAHAGRKASTKRPWQGRGRIETKDGGWIPKGPSSIPFDEESQIPSELSSEEINEITTNFVKAAERSVEAGFKCIELHLAHGYLVHEFFSPISNIREDNHGGSLDNRTSFGVEIAKKIRQKIGKNIPIFARISVTEYHPDGWDIESSVILSKKLKQAGVDLIDCSSGGNYFDQEIELKKGYQVPLSKSIKSQAEILTGTVGLITENDHAEEILNNNEADAIFLGRELLRNPYWSLYSQEDIKAWPLQYQRSFESIGNIKYVRKND from the coding sequence ATGTCTAAACTTTTTGAACCTATTGAAATAAGAGGGATTGAAATAAAAAATAGGTCTTGGGTATCCCCTATGTGCCAATATTCATGCGATGATGGATTTGCTAATAATTGGCATCTAGTACATCTAGGTTCAAGAGCTGTAGGTGGAGCAGGTTTAGTTATGTCAGAAGCAGCCGCAGTTGAACCTGAAGGAAGAATTAGTCCATGGGATTTGGGTATTTGGAAAGATGAGCATATAAAACCGCTAAAAGATATAACAAAGTTTATCTCTGATCAAGACTCTATCCCAGCAATACAGTTAGCCCATGCAGGTAGAAAAGCTTCTACCAAAAGACCTTGGCAAGGTAGAGGAAGAATTGAAACTAAAGATGGTGGCTGGATTCCGAAAGGACCTAGTTCTATACCCTTTGATGAAGAATCTCAAATACCCAGTGAATTATCCAGTGAAGAAATAAATGAGATTACAACAAACTTTGTAAAAGCAGCTGAAAGATCTGTTGAAGCTGGATTTAAGTGTATTGAATTACATCTTGCTCATGGATATCTGGTTCATGAATTTTTTTCTCCGATTTCAAATATTAGAGAAGATAATCATGGAGGTTCTTTAGATAACAGAACTTCTTTTGGTGTTGAAATAGCTAAAAAAATAAGGCAAAAAATAGGAAAAAATATTCCAATATTTGCCCGAATATCAGTAACTGAATATCATCCTGATGGTTGGGATATAGAATCTTCAGTTATTTTATCAAAAAAATTAAAGCAAGCAGGAGTTGATCTAATTGATTGCTCTTCAGGAGGTAATTACTTTGATCAAGAAATTGAATTAAAAAAGGGCTACCAAGTACCACTTTCGAAATCTATTAAATCTCAAGCTGAAATTCTTACAGGAACCGTAGGATTAATTACTGAAAATGATCATGCTGAAGAAATATTAAATAATAATGAAGCTGACGCAATATTTTTAGGAAGAGAACTATTAAGGAATCCATATTGGAGTTTATATTCTCAAGAAGATATTAAGGCTTGGCCCCTACAATATCAAAGATCTTTTGAAAGTATAGGAAATATTAAATATGTCAGAAAAAATGACTAA
- a CDS encoding DUF1015 domain-containing protein produces the protein MAELFPFKGIRYNQKISGDLSLNVCPPFDSISSTLQRKLYDVSNYNTVRLELGLRGLDEDPYFSAAETQKKWIQDGVLIQDDSPSIYVTEEEFLYEDKIITRKGFICAIKVEDYSKRIVMPHEKTRDKWVEDRFKLMDVAKSNYSPLLCLYKDDSRETVANLVKSISGKKPYIDIAPDGLQKIKVWRVTDRGTISLICKKFIDSKIYIADGHHRYEAGLRYLSNIRSKREINSDESINYRMIQLISMNEPGLITRSYHRYLRMNSDDLTDLEKKITLNKNIQSISKSNIKIHENFVNEFYENVCEEKNFNYIHFGIIIKNANEIRTYKYTENNLSQINDYTFIHENFMPQNFKSNYEENIMFETDLKEINNLLRSDGNYAILMMRPIPMNSFLSAVNSGERLPPKVTNFLPKPPAGLVFQSLEGKI, from the coding sequence ATGGCAGAACTGTTTCCATTTAAAGGCATAAGATATAATCAAAAGATTTCAGGAGATTTATCCTTAAACGTTTGTCCTCCTTTTGATAGTATTTCTTCTACTCTTCAAAGAAAACTTTATGATGTAAGTAATTACAACACAGTTAGGTTAGAACTAGGCTTGAGAGGATTAGATGAAGATCCTTATTTTTCTGCTGCAGAAACTCAGAAAAAATGGATTCAAGATGGTGTATTAATTCAAGATGATTCACCTTCAATATATGTCACAGAAGAAGAATTCTTATATGAAGACAAAATCATAACTAGAAAAGGTTTTATCTGTGCAATTAAAGTTGAAGACTATTCTAAAAGAATAGTTATGCCTCATGAAAAAACTAGAGATAAATGGGTTGAAGATAGATTTAAATTAATGGATGTAGCAAAATCAAATTATAGTCCCTTGCTATGTCTTTATAAGGATGACTCTAGAGAAACCGTAGCAAATTTGGTGAAATCTATTTCAGGTAAAAAGCCTTATATTGATATTGCTCCTGATGGTCTCCAAAAAATAAAAGTTTGGAGAGTAACAGATCGAGGTACAATTTCATTAATTTGTAAAAAATTTATTGATTCAAAAATTTATATTGCTGATGGTCATCATAGATATGAAGCAGGTCTTAGATATTTGTCAAATATTCGATCTAAAAGAGAAATCAATTCAGATGAATCAATTAACTATAGAATGATTCAGCTAATATCCATGAATGAGCCAGGATTGATTACAAGATCTTATCATAGGTACTTGAGAATGAATTCTGATGATCTTACGGATCTAGAAAAAAAAATTACTCTTAACAAAAATATTCAATCTATTAGTAAATCAAATATTAAAATTCATGAAAATTTTGTTAATGAATTTTATGAAAATGTTTGCGAGGAAAAGAATTTTAATTATATTCATTTTGGAATAATAATAAAGAATGCTAATGAGATTCGAACTTATAAATATACAGAAAATAATCTTTCACAAATAAATGATTATACATTTATCCATGAAAATTTTATGCCCCAAAATTTTAAGTCCAATTATGAAGAAAATATAATGTTTGAGACAGATCTCAAAGAGATAAACAATTTACTTCGATCTGATGGTAATTATGCAATACTAATGATGAGACCAATCCCAATGAATAGTTTTTTATCTGCTGTAAATTCTGGTGAAAGACTGCCTCCAAAAGTTACTAATTTTTTACCCAAGCCACCTGCTGGTCTAGTATTTCAAAGTCTAGAAGGTAAAATTTAA
- a CDS encoding Rrf2 family transcriptional regulator, protein MKIDYALRLLVYLSINKDKGLIKTEEVSKDQGIPIKFLQRIANDLQKSGVISSTRGPHGGHEIIVDPKNLYVSEIIKILDYTLSPVDCLDDLDICIHTSSCSQRELWKDVENVLIDHLSKISIFELSNRQSILNQEVKFN, encoded by the coding sequence ATGAAGATAGATTATGCACTTAGGTTGTTAGTATATTTATCCATTAATAAAGATAAAGGCCTAATTAAAACAGAGGAAGTATCTAAAGATCAGGGAATTCCAATAAAGTTTTTGCAAAGAATAGCTAACGATCTTCAAAAATCTGGAGTAATTTCCTCTACTAGAGGTCCTCATGGTGGTCATGAAATTATAGTTGATCCAAAAAACCTATATGTATCTGAGATAATTAAAATTTTAGACTACACACTTTCCCCAGTTGATTGCCTTGATGATTTAGATATTTGTATTCATACCAGTTCTTGCAGTCAAAGAGAGCTATGGAAAGATGTTGAAAATGTTCTAATTGATCATCTTAGTAAAATATCTATTTTTGAATTATCTAACAGACAAAGCATTCTTAACCAAGAAGTAAAATTCAACTAG
- a CDS encoding 50S ribosomal protein L25, with protein MAEVKLETQNRNIFGKKNNSLRKSGIIPINMYGLGESISLQVEEDILYKTLKEVGFTTPLKISVEGKDETYTLVRNISTHPVTDKLIHVDFLRVDMEKAIEVQVPVSLVNQEDAPGTRGGAGVVTQGTYEVTILAKPLEIPSILEADCSILVDLETYVYAKDLNIPKGAELTSDPESQIAWIQPPRVQVTEEEMAALSGDSEDGEEGTGDESSEGVPDESSQEQSNDDQ; from the coding sequence ATGGCAGAAGTAAAATTAGAAACTCAAAATAGAAATATATTTGGAAAGAAAAATAATTCCCTAAGAAAATCTGGAATTATTCCAATAAATATGTATGGACTTGGCGAATCAATTAGCCTACAAGTTGAAGAGGATATTCTGTATAAGACTCTCAAGGAAGTTGGTTTTACAACTCCACTAAAAATATCTGTAGAAGGTAAAGATGAAACATATACATTGGTTAGAAATATATCTACACATCCTGTAACTGATAAATTAATTCATGTTGATTTCTTGAGAGTTGACATGGAAAAAGCAATAGAAGTTCAAGTGCCGGTTTCTCTTGTAAATCAAGAAGATGCTCCTGGTACCAGGGGTGGCGCAGGGGTTGTAACTCAAGGTACTTATGAAGTGACGATTTTAGCTAAACCTCTTGAAATTCCATCAATTTTGGAAGCTGATTGTTCAATATTAGTAGACTTAGAAACCTATGTTTATGCAAAAGACCTAAATATTCCTAAAGGAGCTGAACTAACTTCAGATCCAGAATCTCAAATTGCATGGATTCAACCACCTAGAGTTCAGGTTACTGAGGAGGAAATGGCAGCATTATCCGGAGACTCAGAAGATGGTGAAGAAGGAACAGGAGATGAATCTTCCGAAGGAGTACCAGATGAATCTTCTCAAGAGCAATCCAACGATGACCAGTAA
- the ligA gene encoding NAD-dependent DNA ligase LigA yields MDSNQIKRQIEELRKEIENANVEYYVEENSSMSDFDYDKKFRELVELEKKYPEFVSLESPTQRVGGLPSESFSQIDHTVPMLSLSNVFNFEELGEWIERNKKIIGQEIYPLICELKIDGLAVSVKYENGMLNQASTRGNGVTGEDITNNVKTIRSIPLRISSIDQLELRGEIYFPISKFNEFNNLREKAGLSLYSNPRNASSGSVRQLDPSESAKRPINVFFYSLLNGIGEEIYHSQLESLIHIKKLGMRTEQNYKKINSFDELKKFIDFWNINKSSLDYGTDGIVIKIDNVDYQKRLGSTGRIPRWATAFKFPPEVVETKLRKINFNVGRTGVLTPWAELDPVIIDGVKISRATLHNKDEIKRKDLRENDLIEIQRAGEVIPQILGVSKNNVRDKYSKKFTFPKNCPAPCENILFIDPDEASIVCNNSSCEQKFERLLQYFASKNCMDIEGLGNKICSLLFKANIINSLDEIYELKNHKDRLKELEGFGDKSISKLLLSIEKSKEKSFSKLLASFGIEGVGSEISEMISKKINNINELSEKINNLEDLREILLEIDGIGPVVAENFIRWVSDENNVSLVLKFKNIGLGKGNKKNELSTEIFLNKAFVITGSFGDITRDNLETIIKTNSGKVTNKVSNKTDYLLLGENPGSKLLDAQEKDIPIINLSQLKSFLKEGN; encoded by the coding sequence ATGGATTCAAATCAAATAAAAAGACAAATAGAAGAGTTAAGAAAAGAAATAGAGAATGCAAACGTAGAATACTATGTTGAAGAAAATTCTTCAATGTCTGATTTTGATTATGATAAAAAATTTCGAGAATTAGTTGAATTAGAAAAAAAATATCCAGAATTTGTATCCTTAGAATCTCCAACTCAAAGAGTTGGAGGGCTGCCTTCAGAAAGTTTTTCTCAAATTGATCATACTGTTCCTATGCTAAGTCTTTCAAATGTATTTAATTTTGAAGAATTAGGAGAGTGGATAGAAAGAAATAAAAAAATAATAGGTCAGGAAATATATCCATTAATATGTGAACTTAAGATAGATGGTTTAGCAGTTTCAGTTAAATATGAGAATGGAATGCTGAATCAAGCTTCAACCCGTGGTAATGGTGTAACAGGAGAAGATATAACTAATAATGTAAAAACTATTAGATCAATTCCCTTAAGAATAAGCAGTATTGATCAATTAGAACTTAGAGGTGAAATATACTTTCCAATTTCTAAGTTCAATGAATTCAATAATCTTAGAGAAAAAGCAGGATTAAGTCTTTATTCAAATCCACGAAATGCTTCATCTGGTTCAGTAAGACAATTGGACCCTTCAGAAAGTGCAAAAAGACCAATAAATGTTTTTTTCTATAGTCTTCTAAACGGAATAGGAGAAGAGATTTATCATTCTCAACTAGAATCTTTAATACATATAAAGAAATTAGGCATGAGGACTGAACAAAATTATAAAAAAATCAACTCATTTGACGAATTGAAAAAATTTATAGATTTTTGGAATATAAATAAATCTAGTTTAGATTATGGTACAGATGGAATAGTTATCAAGATTGATAATGTAGATTATCAAAAAAGATTAGGGAGTACAGGTAGAATTCCTAGGTGGGCTACAGCTTTTAAATTTCCTCCTGAAGTAGTAGAAACTAAATTAAGAAAGATAAATTTTAATGTTGGAAGAACAGGAGTCTTAACCCCATGGGCAGAGTTAGATCCTGTAATTATTGATGGAGTTAAAATATCTAGAGCAACATTACATAACAAAGATGAAATCAAACGAAAAGATCTTAGAGAAAATGACCTTATAGAAATACAAAGAGCAGGTGAAGTAATACCTCAAATACTAGGGGTTTCTAAAAATAATGTTAGAGATAAATATTCAAAAAAATTTACTTTCCCTAAAAATTGTCCTGCGCCATGTGAAAATATCCTTTTTATAGACCCAGATGAGGCCTCAATAGTATGTAATAATTCATCATGTGAACAAAAATTTGAAAGATTATTACAATATTTTGCTTCAAAAAATTGTATGGATATAGAGGGTTTAGGAAATAAAATTTGTTCATTGTTATTCAAAGCAAATATCATAAATTCATTAGATGAAATTTATGAATTAAAAAATCATAAAGATAGACTAAAGGAATTAGAAGGATTTGGAGATAAAAGTATAAGTAAACTTTTGTTAAGTATTGAAAAATCTAAGGAAAAAAGTTTCAGTAAATTGTTAGCATCATTTGGTATAGAAGGAGTTGGTTCTGAGATATCAGAAATGATTTCAAAAAAAATAAATAACATAAATGAACTAAGTGAAAAAATAAATAATTTAGAAGACCTAAGAGAAATTTTATTAGAAATTGATGGGATAGGCCCCGTTGTTGCAGAAAATTTTATTAGATGGGTGAGTGATGAGAATAATGTTTCACTTGTGTTGAAGTTTAAGAATATTGGTTTAGGAAAAGGAAATAAGAAAAATGAGCTATCTACCGAAATTTTTCTAAATAAAGCTTTTGTTATAACTGGAAGTTTTGGTGATATAACAAGAGACAATTTAGAAACAATAATAAAGACAAATTCTGGTAAAGTTACGAACAAAGTTTCTAATAAAACTGATTACCTTCTTTTAGGAGAAAATCCTGGTTCAAAATTATTAGATGCTCAAGAAAAAGACATACCAATAATTAATTTATCTCAGCTAAAATCTTTCCTAAAGGAAGGGAATTAA
- the serS gene encoding serine--tRNA ligase: MLDIKKIIENKELFSNGLANRGYDVSNLDILLKLDIQRRNFITEGDEKRSKKNEISKKIGLEKRKPLKEESQIIKDLSGELKKIEQELSVINKKIKDIMLNIPNLPNAYVPIGKDEKSNVEKDIIGIQRNENYIKPHWDIGPEKNILDLEAGANISGARFFVFRGKGARLHRALMNWMMDVHTDEFGYEEIDPPYLVKQETMIGSGNLPKFKDNLYRDDETDLWLIPTAEVSLNGLHQGKIIPPDSLPRNYVARTPSFRKEHTSAGRDIRGIKRVHQFYKVEMFKYVHPDDSEEQLESMISNARTLCDRLELSSKLVQLSTGDIGFQSAITYDIEVWASGSKEWLEVSSISNCYDFQSRRNNTRYKETQSSSTIFPHTLNGSGLALPRIWVAIIENGQQEDGTIKIPEVLVPYTGFSSI, from the coding sequence ATGTTAGATATAAAGAAAATTATAGAAAATAAAGAGCTCTTTTCTAATGGCTTAGCAAATAGAGGATATGATGTTTCTAACTTAGATATATTATTAAAACTTGATATACAAAGAAGAAATTTTATAACAGAGGGAGATGAAAAAAGATCAAAGAAAAATGAAATTTCAAAAAAAATTGGCCTTGAAAAAAGAAAGCCATTAAAAGAAGAAAGCCAAATCATAAAAGATCTTTCTGGAGAATTGAAAAAAATAGAGCAAGAACTCTCAGTTATAAATAAAAAAATAAAAGACATAATGTTAAATATTCCTAATTTACCTAATGCTTATGTACCTATTGGTAAGGATGAAAAATCTAACGTAGAAAAAGATATTATTGGAATTCAAAGAAATGAAAATTATATAAAACCTCATTGGGATATTGGCCCTGAAAAAAATATTTTAGACCTAGAAGCAGGAGCAAATATCTCTGGTGCTAGATTTTTTGTATTTAGAGGAAAAGGAGCAAGACTGCACAGAGCTCTTATGAACTGGATGATGGATGTTCATACAGATGAATTTGGTTATGAAGAAATTGACCCTCCTTACTTAGTAAAACAGGAGACTATGATAGGCTCGGGTAATCTTCCTAAATTTAAGGATAATTTATATAGGGATGATGAAACTGATCTATGGTTAATTCCTACTGCAGAAGTTTCTTTGAACGGCTTACATCAAGGTAAAATCATACCTCCAGATAGTTTGCCTAGAAATTATGTAGCGAGAACTCCAAGTTTTAGAAAAGAGCATACATCTGCAGGAAGAGATATAAGAGGAATTAAGAGAGTTCATCAATTTTATAAAGTTGAGATGTTTAAGTATGTTCACCCAGATGATTCTGAAGAACAATTAGAATCTATGATATCTAATGCAAGAACTTTATGTGATAGATTAGAACTCAGCTCAAAGCTTGTTCAATTATCTACTGGAGATATTGGATTTCAATCTGCTATAACTTATGACATTGAAGTTTGGGCATCCGGATCAAAGGAATGGCTAGAGGTATCATCTATCTCTAATTGTTATGATTTTCAGTCTAGAAGGAATAATACAAGATATAAAGAAACTCAATCATCATCAACAATTTTTCCTCATACATTGAATGGATCAGGTCTAGCTCTGCCTAGGATATGGGTAGCTATTATAGAAAATGGCCAGCAAGAAGATGGAACAATTAAAATTCCTGAAGTTCTGGTCCCATATACAGGATTTAGTTCGATTTAG